The Miscanthus floridulus cultivar M001 chromosome 17, ASM1932011v1, whole genome shotgun sequence genome has a window encoding:
- the LOC136518125 gene encoding NAC domain-containing protein 10-like: MSCSNSTSDLSDEKLKDQRRSTPASRRCPSCDHELDCNPDMVGFPAGVKFDPSDQELIEHLESMVKEGGSRAHPLIGDFIPTLEGNDGICYTHPENLPGVTRDGVIKHFFHRPSKAYTSGTRKRRKIQSKRGDDVGEAQWHKTGKTRPVIVAGRQKGCKKILVLYSNYGKQGNKPEKTNWVMHQYHLGRDEEKVGELVVSKVFYQQTQLRSTVTMMEQNDDEKVEVTSEAMKDMLPGCGAEAAEAADTMQLQQHQQQRQADGHSRFTSAKMSREVGVGDPLAGDQGQLHDETHHIPSQHKVRSVLVKPAVHTMSFFESTLLNTESTKVSPAVQHDSALLNNGDKQEDQQQQKKVHCRRPCSSQEAMIACQTTSIEEDGQEASTQPKEIQRPYEHWPPDHHQDG, translated from the exons ATGAGCTGCAGCAACAGCACCTCCGACCTCAGCGACGAGAAGCTTAAGGACCAACGACGCTCGACACCAGCTTCACGGCGCTGCCCTAGCTGCGACCATGAGCTCGACTGCAATCCG GACATGGTTGGGTTTCCAGccggtgtcaagtttgatccgTCGGACCAGGAGCTCATAGAGCACCTGGAGTCCATGGTGAAGGAAGGAGGCTCCAGAGCACACCCCCTCATTGGTGATTTCATACCCACACTTGAAGGAAACGACGGCATTTGCTACACCCATCCTGAGAATCTCCCAG GTGTGACAAGAGATGGCGTCATCAAGCACTTCTTCCACAGGCCATCCAAAGCCTACACCTCtggcacaaggaagaggagaaaGATCCAGTCAAAACGCGGTGACGATGTTGGGGAGGCGCAGTGGCATAAGACCGGCAAGACACGTCCAGTAATCGTTGCTGGTCGGCAGAAGGGGTGCAAGAAGATCCTGGTGCTGTACAGTAACTATGGAAAGCAAGGGAACAAGCCGGAGAAGACCAACTGGGTGATGCACCAATACCACCTCGGCAGGGATGAGGAGAAGGTCGGGGAGCTGGTCGTGTCTAAGGTCTTCTACCAGCAGACGCAGCTGCGTTCTACCGTGACAATGATGGAACAGAACGATGATGAAAAGGTAGAAGTGACCTCAGAGGCCATGAAAGATATGCTCCCTGGGTGTGGTGCGGAAGCCGCTGAAGCTGCGGACACCATGCAACTGCAGCAGCACCAACAGCAGAGGCAGGCTGATGGCCACAGCAGATTTACTTCTGCCAAGATGTCCCGTGAG GTTGGTGTAGGCGACCCATTAGCAGGTGATCAAGGACAGCTGCATGATGAAACCCACCACATACCATCACAACATAAAGTCCGATCAGTGCTCGTGAAACCAGCAGTGCACACCATGTCTTTTTTTGAAAGCACACTCTTGAACACAGAATCAACCAAAGTATCACCTGCAGTGCAACATGACTCAGCCCTCCTGAACAATGGTGACAAACAAGAG GATCAGCAGCAGCAGAAGAAAGTTCACTGCAGAAGGCCTTGTAGTTCGCAAGAAGCCATGATAGCGTGCCAAACAACAAGCATAGAAGAA GATGGGCAGGAAGCTTCAACTCAGCCCAAGGAGATACAACGGCCTTATGAACACTGGCCTCCTGATCACCACCAAGATGGATAG